DNA from Stegostoma tigrinum isolate sSteTig4 chromosome 8, sSteTig4.hap1, whole genome shotgun sequence:
tggggttcacacaggcagagagtgagagaaatggGTGCGGATATTCGAGGAGGAGGGAAAGACAGACAGGgtgcagagacagagggaggcagtgggttggggagggtgggtggaaagagagaaggaagggaatggagagagggatggggtgcgGGGGTTACAGAGAAATGTGGGTCTTAGAGGGAGAGCGCAAGCGAGaagggacaggagagagagaaagagacagagatatcccagaggtgaatgcaaggacagagtgacttgaaCCCAACTTCCGAGCTCAGTCTCAAAATCCTCCTATTCCCTTGGGGCcgggtctgtctctctccagatgagcttcttcaacacaaagacaaacaacaatatagtttgctgtgctgcttggcactttttaatgaacattaattacatattgaagttatggatgcagtcagtggaacggtgccttttctctttggcctgtgagttgagagaaacattgacatgtttccctgtgaccccctgtgggataaggatGGAtaagccagcaataccctcagtctgttaccatagcgacaggctgcttcattgctgaaacattgaactgaaatgagaaaatcctggatggattgattaatgagtgaatttgattgattgatgaatttgggtaaagggatatttcagcacattcttcagctgctgcctgaacttagtttgggtcacggcataaatcgcggtgtttgtgcagcaactgaggagctgcagcatgaagcccagttcctgcacGAAGTGATGTAGATACATCGAGTTATACCTCAAATTAaacatccggtaccatatagaatacaccattaacgttgaccagaacaggatgaaattggctgagatcacaaacagtaaaatgatggattttcttcgattttgcatttctgtgtcacactgaccgtccccattggtgtgagcccggagtctcctgcgggctctgctggtcactaaaatgtgtctgacggtgaaaacattgagcagcagaatcaggagaaatgagaGTCctggggttagaatgtggtggaggaactcgattctGGCCCAGACAGGAGAGCCATAAACATCGGctgttacaaaacaaaaccaggggTGGTTTCTCAGCCAATACCaacctgtgagcataaaataccagaaaatgttcttcaaacagctcagcacagtcattgttcccagaaccacagccgccgttttctcactgcaatatttacttttcagcttctggcaacaaatggccacaaatcgatcaaaggtgaaagtgacggtgaaccagacagaacagtcagtggctacataaagcaggacggcgtgaatattacacacagggatgtgcaccaggaaataaaactgttcccgataaacaattgGAATTtttctcaatatcaggtcgaggataatggccaatagatctgccactgccatggcccccaggtaacgtctgacacatggagacaatccacaatctttataaagaaGGACGTAAATTGTCACTAGATCAACTGTgcggaaggaaaacaaacaaattatacaacaccctggaggcaaagttaccagtttgtttgaggacccagtgacattttcaaatgtatcactgatttattgaaaaaaaaatgaaaatgaaataacaaaTCGTAATGTCTCAATCTTTTCACAGGAAAtgtaacgtaaaacacaagaagcactccctgCCTAAATACGTGAATAAACATCTAGAAGAACGGATGGTTTCTAGAGCATTCCCACACACTCGATCACTCgcgagcaggcacaggtcacttctttacagttcctgatacagagggtgaaaattttgccttcctgaaggattctctcccagttccttgaagacaaacagatgttggacatttttgtttcttttttgtctaaattgtggtcaattttcagttgtgaagaaacatgaacacagggaaaatgtattcacccaatttaactacctgaggggattttgaaacagtgtctccttctccctggaacgggttcttttcccttgggatctaatcttttgttcaattaactgacatccaactgttCTCAAATAacgtcagttacagaatgttccggggaagtGTCACCGGgcgcaaaatgttaactttgttttctcctccacagatgctgccagacctgctgagcttttccagcaactttgattttgttcctgctATGAATGGACTCCCACAGTAAATCAATAATATCGACCAGAATTTAAGAAATCCAAACTTAGCTGAAAATTGTCACTGAAAAAGTGGCCCAATTTCTGGGCACGGTTTAGGTCTTGTCTACTGGGTAGCGCCCATACCACTGAGGCAGAGCACTGGGttagatttcctcccctgaacctgtggtaatgtcCCCAGCTCTGGAACAGAAGTTCTTGATTCGAGTCCTTCCTGTGTCACAGCATGCCAGAACAGGTTGAGGGGCAAACACacaggagaataatgttgcaAATTCGGGGGCTATTGCAGTGTGGTGGTCGTGTCTCCATCAGTGGGCCCAAAGGTCAGGATTCAAAAACCCCAGAGGTGCTTCATAAAATATCTAAACAAGTTGACTAAAATTATTTTcgaattgtgacttgatcgaggagggagaggtatcagttttgaatttcaggATTTAGTCAGAGAATGCATATGACAGAAAACACAGCCATTcctgttgattggagtaaaattggCACCTTATAGACGTTGTAAAATCATAAAGCCACGGACAGGCTAAACAGTCAAgatctttttttcccagagtaggggagtccaaaattagaaggtttAATGTGCGAGGGGAAAGTCGTGAAAAGGAcccaagaggcaacattttcatgcagaggatgatttATGTACAGAacaagtgccagaggaagtagtggaggctggagaaaacaacatttacaaggcatcggGATGGTGATATGaacaggaagtgtttagagggacatggggcaaatgctggaaaatgggactcgttcaatttcggatatctggtcggcatggacaagttggactaaatggGTTGTTCCCATGCTGTGCACCTTTTTGATTCACTCATCCAATTTATCCAGATCTCTGAGTAATCTTAGATGAAATTCTTCCCTGTCCACTGTAAAACCAATCTTggcgtcatccacaaacttgttgGTTGTGCCTTCTATAATTCACATCTAAACCATTttcataaatcacaaacaaatgtagacccagcactgatctctgtggatcaCTGCTGGTCATAAGCTTACAGCCCAAGAAACAAACCTCCATGACCAACCTGTCTCTTACCGTTAAacagaaatacacagaaacacacacacacaggcatatcaGGACACTCAGAAAGCAGTGGAATTGTGTTGAGAAACACGTCAGGcatgatcgaacagcagagcTGACTGCTCCCCTGTCTTAGGCTCTATACTCTTCaggtatcaggaatattttcccatgacagcagtggaggctgagattgataaatagtTTATGGAGCAGAGTCATTGGGGATGCGGAataagtttgaggggctgaatggtctcatctGCTCCTTTTCTGTGCTCATTAAAGTGGATGTGACTTGCtatgaggttaacacactttaaggagtctcctaattCAGGTTGAGATAAGGACTTTGCTTGCTCTATAACATTTCGCTGTCTGCAGTGTTGTCATCCCCAGGGAACATTGAAGACTCAGTTATTAAAGATATTCAATGCAGATCTCTACTGAACTTTGATAatcagcagagtcaatatttaatgggaataaacaggaaagggatgTTCAGCTGTAAACAGATCAGCTATGGTCTttttaaattgagcagcaggctcgagtgtccgaatggccaactgcaggaCCTTTCTGATGTGTTTTATCTCACTCTACCCCTCGAGGTTGTGACAGAGGTAAAGGAAGACCCATTCAGCAAGCCAGGATTATGACAGATCGGAGGagaccattctgcccttcaaagGAGTTGCATAGAAATGGaatgaaatattcagtcatagagccatagagatatatagcatggaaacaggccatttggtccaactcatccatgctattcagatatcctgaataaaccTAGTCACATTTGTCAGTAGTTGGTTGATATCCCTCTCAAACCTACGtattcttgtacccatccagatgccttttaaatgttgtaactctatcaacctccacttcctctggcagctcattccatacatgcaccaccctctgcatgaaaatgttgccctttcggtcgcttttaaatctttcccctcccatcctaacctgtgccctcttgttttggactccccaccccagggaaaagaccttcacgGTTTCCCCTGATTTATCATGATTTcgtaaacctctgcaaggtcacccctcaatgacaGTTGTGTATTTTATTGTGTGGAGACTGCTGCAATTTTTCAACagagcacccacagccaaaaatgtcaATAATTATTAAGATTATCAGTATTGGTAATGTTGATAAAGGGACAAAAGTAATCCAGGCTAACAGGaaatttccactcctcctcaatacgtgtctggggaaaattgaacACTGCATTGAGAGGCAAGATTTATatctgcatctgaaagacagcatttttgaccgtgcagCATACTACTCAAGTGTtcgtctatattctgtgcttgtcttTTAATTGGTCAagaatcagaatcattgacagtacaacctcgacctgatgatctgacaacaaatagctcTAATGGTGGATTGTGGAGCTCAGAAAATCttgacaaccagctacacaccacaggacgaggccctgcaacctttctaggCGGCTATACAGTAGCAGGGGCCCTGGctcgctaaaattaaatacagagcagaaataattACTTACTTTTACATTAGAAAGCTGtatctaatggaattcctcagggaccaatgtgaggtcatcaacaatttacaatccagatttacgATTTTGGGGGGAGTGGTGAGAGCGTGAGACAAGGGCCAGCCGGGAAGGCAatcttctgcttttaaaaatttaCCTCATGAATCGGCGGCCCACTTGATTTGAGCAGCAGGAGTGGTGAGAGCGCAAGACAGGAAGTGATCTATTATTGGcattgtctgtatcaatggtttacataaatgcaacaaaatgtattcaaactaaatttgtcagtgatgctatgataagcaggaaattaagctatcaggaggaggtagagagaatgtaaatTGAGAAGCAAtttggcaaatgaaatataacGAAAGTAACTGTGAACCTGTGAgattttcaggaagaacaaaaggtcATATATTACATAAATGTCTGGAGACTATGGGGCTTAGTGATACATTGTGTACTGCAGCATTCACTCTGAAACCTTCAGACATTGGTAGCGGTGCTCTATCATCCTGATGGCTACTCCCTGATGTTCCAAGTTGCCTCGTTATTCTCAGTTCGCACGGGATATTTTGATGTGATTGGTTGGCGGTTAGGAGTGGTGAGTGGGAGGGTGCTTTGGACTATGTGTCAAGGGAGCGGCCTTTATCTACGATACCATCctttttttttacgcagaggtacgaagataatgggaatggctgcctgcttctgaatgaagaggctgtggctgctgccaggacagtgggtatTCACCAAAATGATGTGCTgtgtatggtcacactgcaacattaatggagtAGGAGCTTGGACGGTTCAATCACaagaatgaaaatattaaatgcaGGTATTTTCAGATTAGCTGAAATTGTTAGtatatcagattcttaattcacctcccagaaccagcccggacACCTTTTTTTACTCACTCACAGggtgtgggtttcactggctgggacaacattcactcccatccctcattgtccagaGGAAGTTACAGCCAGTGACATTGTTGGAAGTTTggggcacatgtaggccagagcaggggaggaatggcagtttccttcctgacaagacatgagtgaatcagatgggttttcctcacTGTTGCCAATGGTTTCAACTTCATCATTCaaatgttaattccagattttggttgaattgaaattccaacaGCTCACTTGGTTGGATTTGAACTCGGGGCCTCAGTTTTTAGATTAAGAACATAGCAATAATACCCTCTGCCATCACTGTAAAACCAGATGAAATAtcagttcagcatggagcactttACAGACCAGATTGTGTCCTTAGCgccatagaacatcgaacattacagcacagtacaggcccttcggccctcgatgttgtgccgacctgtcataccgagctcaagcccatctaaactacactattccatgtacgtccatatgctaaCCCAATgccgacttaagtgtacctaaagttggcgaatctaccaccgttgcaggcaaagagttccattcccttactactctctgagtaaagaaattacctctgacatctgtcctatatctttcctccctcaatttaaagctatgcctcctcgtgctcgccgtcaccatcctagtaaaaaggctctccctatccaccctacctaaccctctgatttttttatatgtttcaattaagtcacctctcaaccttcttctctcgaatgaaaacagcctcaagtccctcagcctttcctcgtaagaccttctatccataccaggcaacatcctagtaaatctcctctgcaccctttccaaagcttccacatccttcttataatgtggtgaccataactgtacacaatactccaagtgtggctgcaccaagttttgtacagcttcaccatgacctcttggttctggaactcgatccctctattaaccaaagctaaaacactgtatgccttcttaacagccctgtcagtcAGGGTGgcgactttcaaggatctgtgcacatggacaccgagatctctctgctcatctacactactgagaatcttaccattagccctgtactttgccttctggttactgctgccaaagtgcatcacctcacacttgtctgcattaaattccatttgccacctctcaatccagctctacagcttatctatgtctctctgcaacctatagcatccttcgtcactatccacaactccaccgaccctctacttcctcatccaggtcatttataaaaatgacaaacagcagtgggcccaacaccgacccttgcggtacaccactagtaactggtctccaggatgaacatttcccatcaactaccaccctctgtcttctttcagaaagccaatttccgttccaaactgctatgtcccgcacaattccattccttcgcattttgtacaataaccttgctgaaatccatatacaccacatcaatcggtttactctcatctacctgtttgttcaccttctcaaagaactcaatgaggtttgtgaggcacgaccttccctccacaaaaccgtgctgactatccctaatcaatttatttgtttctagatgattataaatcctatcccttatgccttttccaacactttaacaacaactgaggtaaggctcactggtctataattaccagggttgtctctactccccctcttgaacaggggaaccacatttgctatcctccagtcttctggcactattccagtagacaatgacgagttaaaggtcaatgccaaaggctcggcaatctcctccctgtcatcccagaggatccgaggataaatgcCAGCTGgcacaggggacttatctatcctcaccctctgtaggatttctaatacctcttacctgtgaacctcaatcccaccttgtctagtagcctgtattctcatcgacaacattgtcgttttctggagtgaatactgttgaaaaatattcatttagggcttcccctatctcatctgattccacacacaacttaccactactatccttcatTGGCCCTAATCTTAAATTCGTCATTCtgttattccttaaatacctatagaaagctttaggatttaccctgatcctatccgccatcaacttctcatgtcttttcctggctcttctgagctctctctttaggtttttCCTGGCTAACTCgcagccctcaagtgccctaactgagccttcacatctcaccctaacataaaccttcttcttcctcttgaccagagattccacctccttcgtaaatcaCAGCTCCGACACTCTACAgcctcctccctgcctgacaggtacatacttatctaggatacacaggagcttttccttgaataagctccacatttctgatgtgcccatcccctgcagtttccttccccatcctaagctccctaaatcttgcctaatctcatcgtaattgcctttcccccggctatatctcttgcccagtggtatacacctatccctttccatcactaaagtaaacataacagaattgtgatcgctatcatcaaaatgctcacctacttccaaatctaacacctggccaggctcattacccagtaccaaatctaatgtggcttcgccccttgttggcctgtctacatactgtgtcaggaagccctcctgcacacactggacaaaaactgacccaactaaagtactcgaactatagtcttcccagtcaatatttggaaagttgaagtcccccatgacaactaccctgtctctctcactcctatcgagaatcatctttgctatcctttcctctacatctctggaactattcggaagcctacagaaaactcccagcagggtgacctctcctttcctatttctaacctcagcccatactacctcagttgacgagtccccaaacatcctttctgcaactgtaatactgtccttgacaaacaatgccacacctccgccccttttaccatcttctctgttcttacagaaacatctaaatcctggaaactgcaacaaccattcctgtccctgctctatccatgtctccgaaatggccacaacatcgaagtcccaggtactaacccatgctgcaagttcacccaccttattccggacgctcctggcattgaagtagacacacttcaagccaaCTTCTTgtttgccggtgccatcttgcttcatCTGACAAGAACTTTCGTCATTCAACTCCCCAAGTTCCTGTCACTGACCAAATGATTCTCAGACACTTTCTGACACCAGTTTTCTTCAAACACGTGTTCGAAAGCCATTCCTCATGAGGATGGACTCTCCAAACAATATATTACATCAGCTTTATAGTTGCACGTAATCATCAGCACACTTTATACAGACACTGAAAAATATACACTTATATAATGGTTATCAATATCCAATCACAATtagtaattttaatttttttgcttGGTCGCCGTATTGTGTTCAGCCAATAACACCATCCTAACACATCTCATTACAAAGTATAACTTCATGCAGACAGTTATTTTGTCTTCAGCCATTATCTTGACTGGTATCTAACTTGTTGCTACTTCATTGTCATCAAAGTTTCTATTGTCCCTTATATTTGACATTGTTATTTTATGAGGTATCTCCAGTAAAATTTTGCATGGTTTTACATGGCAGAGCGTcagttccctttcacaaaaccatgttgactccgATTGCATGGAAGTTCTCGAAATGTTCTGCAGTCCTTTCCTTAAGAATGGAGTCTAGTAGATTCCCAATGTTAGGCTAATTAGCCTATCagctcctgctttctgtctccctctctccttgaAGCCACGTGTTATTGGGTCAAAGAGTTATACAAtccagaaacagactcttcagtgcaACTCATTTGCAATGATCAGATACCTCAATCTGATctcgtcccatttaccagcatttggtacatatccctctaaacccttcctattcacataaccATCTAGGTGCCTTAAAAAACTGATttaaccagcctccatcacttctacaggcagctcattccatacatgtgccacactctgtgtgaaaaagtcactcc
Protein-coding regions in this window:
- the LOC132209913 gene encoding uncharacterized protein LOC132209913, whose amino-acid sequence is MSSRESGRRDQNLRTRDWNNPIMDRSLSLGLNGLSRPRILLASRIHDVLMVIQGGYYPILAAVGVPVDLVTIYVLLYKDCGLSPCVRRYLGAMAVADLLAIILDLILRKIPIVYREQFYFLVHIPVCNIHAVLLYVATDCSVWFTVTFTFDRFVAICCQKLKSKYCSEKTAAVHYAYFLFPEASLCSDVIILWSLLYDVAAAALVRIRPRH